One region of Rhodocaloribacter litoris genomic DNA includes:
- a CDS encoding PP2C family protein-serine/threonine phosphatase, which yields MSGFRAFGATDPGREREHNEDCFICEPACGHFAVIDGVGGYAAGEVAAALARDLIAAQLRRGTGTPGERIRQAIVAANRVIYQQGRSHPGRRGMACVLTVAVVEDGFVTVGHVGDTRLYVIRRDGITKVTRDHSVVGLREDRGELSEWEAMLHPRRNEILRDVGSVWWAPEDEAWVDLYRFPFLPDTALLLCSDGLTDLVPSDVLRQTVLAHAGHPGRSVAALIDLANRAGGYDNITVIVVEGEAFAPGSLPDAPSDGPEGHDAPPVEAGIRKVHTGSLRLPPPVWPAGATLLLVVLFWLFWRVWDAVQHAGP from the coding sequence GTGAGCGGGTTTCGGGCCTTCGGGGCCACCGACCCGGGGCGGGAGCGCGAGCACAATGAGGACTGTTTCATCTGCGAGCCGGCATGCGGCCACTTTGCGGTGATCGACGGGGTGGGGGGCTATGCGGCCGGGGAGGTGGCCGCTGCGCTCGCCCGGGACCTCATAGCGGCGCAGCTCCGCCGGGGGACGGGTACGCCCGGGGAGCGGATCCGCCAGGCCATCGTCGCCGCCAACCGGGTCATCTACCAGCAGGGCCGCAGCCACCCGGGCCGCCGGGGCATGGCCTGCGTGCTCACCGTCGCCGTCGTCGAGGATGGCTTCGTCACCGTCGGGCACGTGGGCGACACGCGCCTGTACGTGATCCGTCGGGACGGTATCACCAAGGTAACCCGCGACCACTCCGTCGTAGGCCTCCGCGAAGACCGGGGCGAGCTCAGCGAGTGGGAGGCTATGCTCCATCCCCGGCGCAACGAGATTCTCCGGGACGTCGGGTCGGTCTGGTGGGCGCCGGAGGATGAAGCGTGGGTCGATCTGTATCGTTTCCCCTTTTTGCCGGACACGGCTCTGCTCCTGTGCTCGGACGGCCTGACGGACCTGGTGCCCAGTGACGTGCTCCGGCAGACGGTGCTGGCTCATGCCGGGCATCCCGGGCGAAGTGTAGCGGCCCTCATCGACCTGGCGAACCGGGCCGGCGGGTATGACAACATCACGGTGATCGTGGTGGAGGGGGAAGCGTTTGCGCCGGGCTCCCTGCCGGACGCTCCTTCGGATGGGCCGGAAGGACATGACGCGCCGCCGGTGGAGGCCGGCATCCGGAAGGTGCACACCGGTTCGTTGCGGCTGCCACCCCCTGTGTGGCCGGCCGGGGCCACGTTGCTCCTGGTGGTCTTGTTCTGGTTGTTCTGGCGGGTATGGGATGCCGTGCAGCACGCGGGTCCGTGA
- a CDS encoding FtsW/RodA/SpoVE family cell cycle protein has product MRMQERRLLLAASLLVAFGLLLTYRAKTRAFEQVEALLAAGEVVNLNALESSRALMPALAVVFPDPDDRRVVAGHIYTYVLRNRKPWFLGDPVPNVGFLNTAALDLPARLAEQGGPVLRERLARSRARLGLAPDGRVSGDSVRTVHAAAGPLRLEGRVVDETGAPMAGVAVTLRGTRAADTRTGPDGRFRFEGLQPGDSLVMRPVARYLAFTPVRYAPLSGNGEHTFRARPHRLPLFEEAAAFQRLKPRLVVRAPAGYARRFAGLTLLYFAVFYGLHLFWFRRRFAGDPVLLPVLHLLTGLGFMLMLSLPDPLRDLMRAQGFVTGVVAGGLLLGVVSQMDFQDKRWRSHTFAWLGTGGILAALLYCFGTGPAGSGARINLVLPVVGSVQPVELIKLCLVLFLAGYFARNWEFLRSLRQREGLPRLLHRFDMPRLRDVLPVVAGVLSALLIFFALQDMGPALVLTCTFLVLYGIVRSRWAAVLTGFAVLAGVFWYTYRLEVVPVVAGRIEMMLSPWENFVRGGEHLAHAYWAMATGGVTGQGIGQGYPGYIPAAHTDMVLPALGEELGLAGLLAVFALYLVFLWRAFRIALGARGVYSLFLGLGVALLILFQVLFIAGGAFGLIPLSGVVTPFLSYGKSSIVVHCALAGILMSLSAHPGTEIQRSAQQASFGRPVHYVTAAAFVLFAVLGARAAYIQGGQADAWVLRPALVPREDGERAYVYNPRLLEARQLLTRGTIYDRNGLPLASSRWDEIERFRTVYEQLGVQVDRLNRTDPRYYPFGALTFYLLGDIRTRVKWGATNSLYAEHAFLSYLRGYDNRPEAVEKPRSRAGGTATIVRYDYSELTALVRHGTRSPEARALLRRNRDLYLTVDVRLQQRVAEILAERAPAGKVASAVVLDAATGDVLASVTYPLPDLSRPAAVHRDPAFFDRGFGQGAKPPGSTFKLVTAMAALHRDRDALYRTYEIHAFDRYARRNEPTGRVDLARALIASSNVYFARLAREVVGVDSLLAMMEPFGFRVGGYGRSYAARRALLLEPDNLRQAGFGQGPVTASPLEVARVAAAIANDGALPPVRWVRHPDTARRPVRYVLLPPDARILARIMRRVVTDREGTARALRDLSVPIAGKTGTAEEKKTVVRDGRPVRITLNHAWFTGFAPYHEPGTGRGPRIAVAVLVEEGGAGGRVAAPIAGAIVEAAADLGLIRRDEQ; this is encoded by the coding sequence ATGCGCATGCAGGAACGGCGCCTGTTGCTGGCGGCCTCGCTCCTGGTGGCCTTCGGGCTGTTGCTCACGTACCGGGCGAAGACCCGTGCCTTCGAGCAGGTCGAGGCGCTGCTGGCCGCCGGAGAGGTTGTGAACCTGAACGCGCTCGAGAGCAGCCGTGCGCTGATGCCGGCCCTGGCGGTCGTCTTTCCGGATCCGGATGACCGCCGCGTCGTTGCCGGGCATATCTATACCTACGTGCTCCGGAACCGGAAGCCCTGGTTCCTTGGCGATCCGGTGCCGAACGTAGGATTCCTGAACACGGCCGCGCTCGATCTTCCGGCTCGCCTGGCCGAACAGGGCGGGCCGGTGTTGCGCGAGCGACTGGCGCGCAGCCGGGCCCGTCTCGGCCTGGCGCCCGACGGCCGGGTGAGCGGGGATTCGGTCCGTACGGTGCACGCCGCCGCCGGCCCGCTGCGTCTCGAAGGACGGGTCGTCGATGAGACGGGAGCACCCATGGCCGGGGTGGCGGTCACGCTACGAGGCACGCGCGCGGCCGACACCCGTACCGGTCCGGACGGCCGTTTCCGCTTCGAGGGGTTGCAGCCGGGGGACAGTCTCGTGATGCGCCCCGTGGCGCGCTATCTAGCCTTCACACCCGTGCGGTACGCTCCGCTCTCCGGAAACGGGGAGCACACGTTCCGGGCCCGCCCGCATCGCCTGCCCCTCTTCGAAGAGGCCGCGGCGTTTCAGCGGCTCAAGCCGCGCCTCGTCGTGCGTGCGCCGGCCGGGTATGCCCGCCGGTTTGCCGGGCTCACGCTGCTCTATTTCGCCGTTTTCTATGGACTTCATCTTTTCTGGTTCAGACGTCGTTTTGCCGGCGACCCCGTGCTCCTGCCGGTGCTCCATCTGCTCACCGGGCTGGGCTTCATGCTCATGCTGAGCCTTCCGGATCCGCTGCGTGACCTCATGCGGGCACAGGGGTTCGTCACGGGTGTGGTGGCCGGCGGGTTGTTGCTCGGAGTGGTCAGCCAGATGGATTTCCAGGACAAACGGTGGCGCAGTCATACGTTCGCATGGCTCGGGACGGGCGGGATCCTGGCTGCCCTGCTCTATTGCTTCGGTACCGGGCCGGCCGGTAGCGGGGCTCGGATCAACCTTGTGCTCCCGGTGGTGGGAAGCGTGCAACCGGTCGAGCTCATCAAACTCTGCCTGGTCCTTTTTCTGGCCGGCTATTTCGCCCGGAACTGGGAATTTCTGCGCAGTCTCCGGCAGCGTGAAGGCCTGCCGCGCCTCCTGCACCGGTTCGATATGCCCCGCCTTCGCGATGTGCTCCCGGTTGTGGCCGGCGTGCTGTCGGCGCTGCTGATCTTCTTCGCCCTGCAGGACATGGGGCCGGCGCTCGTGCTCACCTGTACCTTTCTGGTGCTCTACGGCATCGTGCGCAGCCGCTGGGCGGCCGTTCTCACGGGTTTTGCCGTGCTTGCCGGCGTCTTCTGGTACACCTACAGACTGGAGGTCGTGCCGGTGGTGGCCGGCCGCATCGAGATGATGCTCTCGCCCTGGGAAAACTTCGTCCGTGGGGGGGAGCACCTGGCCCATGCATACTGGGCGATGGCCACCGGCGGCGTGACGGGGCAGGGGATCGGGCAGGGGTATCCAGGCTACATCCCGGCGGCACATACCGACATGGTGCTCCCTGCTCTGGGAGAGGAGCTCGGCCTGGCCGGGCTGCTCGCGGTGTTCGCTCTGTACCTGGTGTTCCTGTGGCGGGCTTTTCGGATCGCGCTCGGCGCACGCGGCGTCTACAGCCTCTTTCTTGGCCTCGGCGTGGCACTGCTGATCCTCTTTCAGGTGCTTTTCATCGCCGGGGGAGCCTTCGGTCTGATCCCGCTCTCGGGCGTGGTGACCCCGTTCCTCAGCTACGGGAAGTCGTCGATAGTGGTGCACTGTGCGCTGGCCGGCATCCTGATGAGCCTCTCGGCCCATCCCGGCACGGAGATCCAGCGCTCGGCACAGCAGGCAAGCTTCGGGCGCCCCGTCCACTACGTGACCGCCGCGGCGTTTGTGCTCTTCGCCGTGCTCGGTGCCCGGGCCGCGTACATCCAGGGCGGGCAGGCCGACGCCTGGGTGCTTCGCCCGGCACTCGTCCCCCGCGAGGACGGCGAGCGGGCCTACGTCTACAACCCCCGCCTGCTCGAAGCCCGGCAGCTTCTCACGCGCGGCACCATCTACGACCGCAACGGCCTGCCGCTGGCCAGCAGCCGGTGGGACGAGATCGAGCGATTCCGCACCGTGTACGAGCAGCTCGGCGTGCAGGTCGACCGGCTCAACCGGACGGATCCCCGCTACTATCCCTTCGGGGCGCTCACCTTCTACCTGCTCGGCGACATCCGGACCCGCGTGAAATGGGGTGCCACGAACAGCCTCTACGCCGAGCATGCCTTCCTTTCTTACCTGCGGGGATACGACAACCGCCCGGAGGCCGTCGAAAAGCCGCGGAGCCGGGCGGGCGGGACGGCCACCATCGTTCGGTATGATTATTCGGAACTGACCGCGCTCGTCCGGCACGGGACGCGCAGCCCGGAGGCCCGGGCCCTCCTTCGCCGCAACCGCGATCTTTACCTGACCGTCGATGTGCGGCTGCAACAACGGGTGGCCGAGATTCTGGCCGAACGGGCGCCGGCAGGCAAGGTGGCCTCGGCGGTCGTGCTCGATGCCGCCACGGGGGATGTGCTGGCGTCGGTGACCTACCCGCTGCCCGACCTCAGCCGCCCGGCCGCCGTGCACCGGGATCCCGCTTTCTTCGACCGCGGGTTCGGGCAGGGCGCCAAGCCCCCCGGCTCTACGTTCAAGCTGGTGACGGCGATGGCCGCCCTGCACCGGGACCGCGACGCCCTGTACCGGACGTACGAGATCCATGCCTTCGACCGCTACGCCCGGCGCAACGAACCCACCGGGCGCGTGGATCTGGCGCGGGCCCTCATCGCCTCCTCGAACGTCTATTTCGCCCGCCTGGCCCGTGAGGTCGTCGGGGTCGATTCGCTGCTGGCGATGATGGAACCGTTCGGCTTCCGGGTGGGCGGGTACGGCCGGTCGTACGCGGCCCGGCGGGCCCTGCTGCTGGAGCCGGATAACCTGCGGCAGGCCGGCTTCGGACAGGGGCCGGTGACGGCCAGCCCGCTGGAGGTGGCCCGGGTGGCGGCGGCCATCGCCAACGACGGGGCCCTGCCTCCGGTGCGGTGGGTCCGCCATCCCGACACGGCGCGGCGGCCCGTGCGCTACGTCCTCCTGCCCCCGGATGCCCGCATCCTCGCCCGGATCATGCGCCGCGTCGTCACCGACCGGGAAGGGACCGCCCGCGCCCTGCGCGATCTCTCGGTGCCGATCGCTGGAAAGACGGGCACGGCCGAGGAGAAGAAGACCGTCGTGCGGGACGGCAGGCCGGTGCGGATCACGCTGAACCATGCGTGGTTTACCGGCTTCGCGCCCTATCATGAACCCGGCACCGGGCGTGGCCCGCGGATCGCCGTGGCCGTGCTCGTGGAGGAGGGAGGCGCCGGCGGCCGGGTGGCCGCCCCCATCGCCGGTGCCATCGTGGAGGCCGCCGCCGACCTCGGCCTCATCCGCCGTGACGAACAATAA
- a CDS encoding Swt1 family HEPN domain-containing protein translates to MEPANAQLTHRARVGDALDLLHRVLHPYIEREMRAVYGDRWEREARGVLHGKPIETWDTSDLLTLLYTKFHPVFRDIGHEGRSWVSLLREIRKKWAHQGTLSLDETRRTLETAILLLRAIGAEPEAERLEPHVLDLMRSELEERLAPGEDAAWMEKAREAIEARKEAVGRSRDRTPGEGVRALWEAGVRRIRTLFHRPPSEPLEVRRTLLDAIEHAAEPYRRDFPFNRLVVHVCVPDERTRQRYEAALERQREPFAVAVLRRLADARIPVPASLHVSWRFHRTPPKKLEAAFEAVPYHIEWQRRRPAGTATLKVLRGRAHKEQYVIRGGAPVTLGRQAEVTDARGRVVWRNAVAFLDYEDDRLTEEEREVHATISRVHARIEYDETEDAFRLYDAQSTCGTSVVREGFLVPFQVRQQPVPLQDGDLIYLGKACLRFNLGRPSGRAPRRGRPPRSAT, encoded by the coding sequence ATGGAACCCGCGAACGCACAGCTCACGCACCGGGCCCGCGTGGGCGATGCCCTCGATCTGTTGCACCGGGTGCTCCATCCCTATATCGAACGCGAGATGCGGGCGGTCTACGGGGACCGGTGGGAACGCGAGGCGCGGGGTGTGTTGCACGGCAAGCCGATTGAGACGTGGGATACGAGTGACCTGCTCACCCTCCTTTACACGAAGTTCCATCCGGTCTTTCGCGACATCGGTCACGAGGGGCGGAGCTGGGTGAGCCTGCTCCGGGAGATTCGCAAGAAGTGGGCGCACCAGGGGACGCTCTCGCTCGATGAGACGCGCCGCACGCTGGAGACGGCGATCCTGCTCTTGCGGGCCATCGGTGCCGAGCCCGAGGCAGAGCGGCTGGAACCGCATGTGCTGGACCTGATGCGGTCCGAGCTGGAGGAGCGCCTGGCGCCGGGCGAGGACGCGGCCTGGATGGAGAAGGCGCGGGAGGCTATCGAGGCCCGGAAGGAGGCGGTCGGCCGGAGCCGGGACCGCACCCCCGGGGAAGGGGTCCGTGCGCTCTGGGAGGCCGGCGTCCGCCGGATCCGGACTCTGTTCCATCGCCCGCCCTCGGAGCCGCTAGAAGTGCGCCGCACCCTCCTCGACGCCATCGAGCACGCCGCCGAGCCGTACCGGCGCGACTTCCCCTTCAACCGGCTCGTCGTGCACGTCTGTGTGCCGGACGAGCGCACCCGGCAGCGCTACGAGGCGGCGCTGGAGCGGCAGCGTGAACCTTTTGCCGTGGCCGTCCTGCGTCGCCTGGCCGATGCCCGCATCCCCGTGCCGGCTAGCCTGCACGTGAGCTGGCGCTTTCATCGTACCCCGCCGAAGAAACTCGAAGCCGCGTTCGAGGCCGTGCCCTACCACATCGAGTGGCAGCGGCGCCGTCCGGCCGGCACCGCCACGTTGAAGGTGCTCCGGGGGCGGGCGCACAAGGAGCAGTACGTGATCCGGGGCGGTGCGCCCGTCACACTCGGGCGGCAGGCCGAGGTCACCGACGCGCGCGGGCGGGTCGTCTGGCGCAACGCCGTCGCGTTCCTCGACTACGAGGACGACCGGCTGACCGAGGAGGAACGCGAGGTGCATGCCACCATCTCCCGCGTCCATGCCCGCATCGAGTACGACGAGACGGAAGATGCCTTCCGGCTCTACGACGCGCAGAGCACCTGCGGGACGTCCGTCGTGCGCGAGGGCTTTCTGGTGCCGTTCCAGGTGCGGCAGCAGCCCGTGCCCCTGCAGGACGGCGATCTCATCTATCTGGGCAAGGCCTGTCTCCGGTTCAACCTGGGCCGTCCTTCGGGACGGGCGCCGCGCCGGGGCCGCCCGCCGCGTTCCGCTACCTGA